The sequence ACAGCTCATAGGAAATCGTCAGTTTGTCCTCGTGCAAAGATAAAGTTTTGTTCAAAAGCAAACTGTACCCTTGAACCTCCATCGGCTGAACTGTGTAAGTTATGGACTGAGGGCGAACTTCGCAACTGCTGATAAACGGATTAATCGTATATTCATGAGCAAAGAAATAGGGGCGATCATCCTCCTTCTGCAGCAGCCCCACACCTGGCTTCGGAAACCATTCTCCTACAGAGGCATCATCGTAACCAATTGCCCGGGAAATGCCGAACTCATTGCATAATCCGCTGCCACCGCTGCCTTCTCCGGGGTTCAGACTTTCCGGCACACAGAAAGTATGCTGACCCCGCTCCAGAGTTACCTGCGTAATAAATCCTGTCCAGTCAAAGCGGGCTCTATTATAGGCCCCAATATCGGCAATACTGACTGTTAGAATCCCATTTGACAGAGTGGTACTCATCTATTGACGCCTCCTTCCAGTATAATAACTGTTATGCCAATTCTACTTGCACAAGGTGGGATTTCCCGGCCGGCAGAGCGCTCAGTAGCTCTCTTGGAATAAGAACCCCTTCTGAGACGCGCTGAAGCGTCACCTTGCTGCCATTCAGAGTAACCGAGTGTATTTGGTACTCTCCGTAAACAGAGCTTCCTGTGGACGTATAGACCACTTCCAGCTCACGTTCTGCAAAGATCGTCTTTATCGAGGCTTTGCCTTCTGCGTCGAACTGCTCTTTGACCAGCTTCGGTTCCAGGAGCAGATCGCCTAACCGGCCTTTAACACCAAATACCTCTGTGACCATAGTAAGCAGGAGCCAGCTTGCCGAGCCTGTCAGATACGTATACATCCCTCTGCCCTGCTCATTGATATATTCGGGAATGCCCGGATACATGCGGCTAGTCTCAAAATCAGCACTCAGATTGTACAGTGACTCCAACACCTTGCGCCCTTCGTTTACATAGCCACGTTTATATAGAGCATTTCCATACATAATAGTCATATGGCTGAACATCGCACCGTTCTCTTTATGGCCAAAAGCAAAGCCAAAGGCGCGACCTAAATTCTGCTGTATGCCTCCGAAACGGGTATTGAGTCTGTAGCCTATTCTATCATCCAACAGATTACGGTCCACTGCTGCGATGATATGTGGAATCTGTTCCGGTGCTGCGGCATGACCCAGAAGTGGAAATACCTGACCCGTAAGCGTCATACGAACGCCTTCTGTGAATTCGCCCTCAACCTGCTCTCCATCGTTATTATAATAGCCATTAAACCAGCCGTCACCCTGTTCACTTTGCACCCATTCATTACGGCGTAAATGCTCGAAGATCCACTCCGCTTTACGTTCCAGATCATCAGCAACCTCATCCATGCCAAGAACAACCCGGATACCGCTAACCTTGTTCGGTGCGGCTGCATAGAAGCGGTTCAGCTGTTCCTGCTTAGCGGATACGGAATTATAATCAACACTCATGCCAAGAGAATCAAACAGTTGCAGCATTTCCTCTGCCAGTTCAAGCGTTTCATAGCCTTTAAGTTCTTTAACCGTGCGAAGTAACCGTGAAATATCAAGTAGATTGCTAGCGTAGAAGGATGTGAAGGTTACACTTTCACCTCGGTCTGCCGCCATATCCAGCCCGTCATTCCAGTCGGCACCCTCAAGCAGAATATTGTTATGCTCACCCACATTGAAGAATGGTATCAGATTCTGCAGCAGAATATGCTCCAGAATGGTTCCTTTGTATACTTCTCCGGCACTGGTTCTGAGATAAGGGCCTGCGGCTTCATTCCAGGAAGTGTCACGCTCCTTGCAACGGCTCATAAAGCTATCGCGGAAATAGCACTGCTCCTGCAGCAGGAACTCCAGATCGCCGCTCTGATCCAGGTAAAGCTTCGTCGTCAAAAATGGCCATGCTCCGTGATCCATCCATACACGTGGAATATTGTTGCGGTCGGCAATGAACTCACCTGGCTCTTGGCCAATGATTGTTGCGTTACTCCCGTCAAATCTTACACCCGCATAATTATTTAGCAAAAGGCTGCGCACTTCTGCCGGTTCCATAATAAGCAGTGCCAGACAATCCTGCCACAGATCCCGCCAGCCGCGTCCACCCCGGCCATAATCGTGATAAGGAAGGAACGAGTTGCCATACAGCCTTCTAAGCACTGGCTGCAGTGTCACCCATTTCATCCATTGATCTGCCGACGGGTCGCCGGTATGAAATTCAACTGTATTTACTTTGTCCGCCCAGAGTGCTT comes from Paenibacillus sp. 19GGS1-52 and encodes:
- a CDS encoding cellobiose phosphorylase produces the protein MDQTNKQTWSFTGTNGDFKLPQPDRNSYLYFPLVNEGGMMSSVSPKLHGQAASGHNTFLTPPLSVEDLHNSRASRNFWVYIEGKGAWSAAGNSAKQNADFYTDSADDAMLEAGFLWHKVTRSSADFGITAEITSYVPVGNDKVELMRVTLTNTGGEELTLTPTAAVPLFARSADDLRDHRHVTSLLNRIYTSAHGVEVQPALSFDERGHRINHTSYGVFGAEGSGNEPLGFFPVQEDFIGEGGSLDWPEAVVLNRAPESGKGGGMHREGYEALGGIRFRTITLQPGASISYVIVLAMDSQRIDVAALMNKYGNTAAFELLLAENKALWADKVNTVEFHTGDPSADQWMKWVTLQPVLRRLYGNSFLPYHDYGRGGRGWRDLWQDCLALLIMEPAEVRSLLLNNYAGVRFDGSNATIIGQEPGEFIADRNNIPRVWMDHGAWPFLTTKLYLDQSGDLEFLLQEQCYFRDSFMSRCKERDTSWNEAAGPYLRTSAGEVYKGTILEHILLQNLIPFFNVGEHNNILLEGADWNDGLDMAADRGESVTFTSFYASNLLDISRLLRTVKELKGYETLELAEEMLQLFDSLGMSVDYNSVSAKQEQLNRFYAAAPNKVSGIRVVLGMDEVADDLERKAEWIFEHLRRNEWVQSEQGDGWFNGYYNNDGEQVEGEFTEGVRMTLTGQVFPLLGHAAAPEQIPHIIAAVDRNLLDDRIGYRLNTRFGGIQQNLGRAFGFAFGHKENGAMFSHMTIMYGNALYKRGYVNEGRKVLESLYNLSADFETSRMYPGIPEYINEQGRGMYTYLTGSASWLLLTMVTEVFGVKGRLGDLLLEPKLVKEQFDAEGKASIKTIFAERELEVVYTSTGSSVYGEYQIHSVTLNGSKVTLQRVSEGVLIPRELLSALPAGKSHLVQVELA